One genomic window of Arachis stenosperma cultivar V10309 chromosome 10, arast.V10309.gnm1.PFL2, whole genome shotgun sequence includes the following:
- the LOC130956166 gene encoding equilibrative nucleotide transporter 3-like — protein MTANTSSGTTMVTSDENEEPRRLEGKQKAMAVCFILGLGSLVSWNSMLTIGDYYYSVFPKYHPARVLTLVYQPFAIGTLLIMSYYESRINTRMRNLAGFILFFASTFAVLILDLVTSGKGGIGPYIGICLLAACFGIADAHVEGGMVGDLCFMCPEFIQSYFAGLAASGALTSILRILTKLAFEKSHNGLRKGAILFLAISTFIEFVCIFLYAIYFTKLPIVKHYRAKAASEGSKTVSADLAAAGIQTMPNDQESQDIKEQMRLGNKQLLLENLDYAADLFLIYVLTLSIFPGFLYEDTGSHKLGAWYAIVLIAMYNVMDLISRYIPLVKCLKLESRKGLLIAVLSRFLLIPAFYFTAKYGDQGWMILLTSFLGLTNGYLTVCVLTVAPKGYKGPEQNALGNLLVLFLLTGIFAGVCLDWLWIIGKGSF, from the exons TGGAACGACCATGGTTACCAGTGATGAAAATGAAGAACCAAGAAGGCTTGAA GGGAAACAAAAAGCGATGGCAGTTTGCTTCATTCTTGGACTTGGGTCCCTAGTCTCTTGGAACAGCATGCTGACAATAGGAGATTATTATTACAGTGTCTTCCCT AAATATCATCCTGCAAGGGTACTTACCTTGGTTTATCAACCATTTGCAATTGGAACACTGCTCATAATGTCATACTACGAGTCAAGGATCAATACTAGAATGCGGAATTTGGCTGGATTCATACTTTTCTTTGCAAGTACTTTTGCTGTGCTTATT TTGGATCTAGTAACATCCGGGAAAGGTGGAATTGGACCCTATATTGGTATATGTTTGCTAGCTGCTTGTTTTGGAATAGCAGATGCTCATGTTGAAGGTGGCATGGTAGGAGACCTGTGTTTTATGTGCCCAGAGTTTATCCAG TCCTACTTTGCTGGTTTGGCTGCATCTGGGGCTCTAACTTCTATTCTGAGAATACTGACCAAGTTAGCTTTTGAGAAATCTCATAATGGACTTCGCAAGGGAGCTA TCCTGTTCCTTGCGATCTCCACATTCATCGAGTTTGTGTGTATATTCCTCTATGCAATCTACTTCACCAAATTGCCCATAGTGAAACATTACCGTGCAAAGGCAGCCTCAGAAGGATCAAAAACTGTTTCAGCTGACCTTGCTGCTGCTGGTATTCAAACAATGCCAAACGATCAa GAATCACAAGATATCAAAGAACAAATGCGATTGGGAAACAAACAATTATTGCTTGAGAACCTTGATTATGCAGCTGATTTATTTCTTATATACGTACTAACACTGTCAATCTTCCCGGGATTCCTGTATGAAGATACTGGATCACACAAATTAGGAGCATG GTATGCAATTGTTTTGATTGCAATGTATAATGTGATGGATCTGATATCAAGATACATACCCCTTGTAAAATGCCTCAAGTTGGAATCAAGAAAGGGCCTGCTAATAGCAGTTCTTTCGAGATTCTTGCTGATCCCAGCATTCTACTTTACAGCAAAATATGGTGACCAGGGATGGATGATCCTACTCACCTCATTCTTGGGACTCACCAATGGCTATCTCACGGTGTGTGTTCTTACAGTAGCACCAAAAGGTTACAAG GGTCCTGAACAGAATGCATTGGGTAATTTGCTTGTGTTGTTTCTCTTAACCGGCATATTTGCTGGGGTTTGTCTTGATTGGTTGTGGATCATAGGTAAAGGTTCATTCTAG